A window from Hymenobacter volaticus encodes these proteins:
- a CDS encoding serine hydrolase domain-containing protein, with amino-acid sequence MTKYLVRLVLLAFLALPSAAQTPKAVSHSVDEFVTSKMKALGIPGLAVAVVKNGEKIKVASYGQANTEWNREVTEHTNFQIASCTKLLTSTLVLKTVYAGKLSLNDPIGKYLDSIPASWKPIHVKHLLNHSSGIREFRGDAYVSTATVVRALMDSTLEYTSGTKQHYAQADFMIAGYILEKIYGKPFPQILKDEVTSPLNMKDGAFDMEQRVGTFMRTNLVPQKATTYYELDGQLRAYKFIYPQYTYTAGGYFASLDDMVNWVIGLDKEVLFPDAFARPLLYGQDSVGTKLSEFTKAGWALGEEKNVLYAGHSGGPGLGDVWRFPEEGYTVIVLSNDGELLPDFARAIASFYIPGLERKMEIKKFER; translated from the coding sequence ATGACCAAGTACCTCGTGCGTCTGGTGTTACTTGCTTTTCTTGCGCTGCCTAGCGCTGCCCAAACGCCTAAAGCAGTCAGCCATTCTGTGGATGAATTTGTGACCAGTAAAATGAAAGCGCTGGGCATTCCTGGGCTTGCGGTGGCGGTTGTCAAGAACGGGGAAAAGATAAAAGTGGCTTCCTATGGGCAAGCCAACACGGAGTGGAACCGTGAGGTAACCGAGCACACCAATTTTCAAATAGCCTCCTGCACCAAGTTGCTGACCTCTACGCTGGTGTTGAAAACGGTGTACGCCGGCAAACTCAGCCTCAATGACCCCATCGGGAAGTACCTTGATTCGATTCCGGCTAGTTGGAAACCTATTCATGTCAAGCACCTGCTCAACCATTCGAGCGGCATCCGCGAATTCCGGGGCGACGCGTATGTCTCCACCGCCACGGTTGTACGAGCCCTTATGGATTCCACGCTGGAATACACTTCGGGAACCAAGCAGCACTATGCTCAGGCCGATTTTATGATAGCTGGCTACATCCTAGAGAAAATATACGGCAAGCCCTTTCCCCAAATCCTGAAAGACGAAGTAACCAGCCCGCTGAATATGAAGGATGGCGCTTTCGATATGGAACAGCGCGTGGGCACTTTTATGCGCACCAACCTAGTGCCGCAAAAAGCCACAACCTACTACGAACTCGATGGCCAACTGCGCGCCTACAAGTTTATTTATCCCCAATACACCTACACCGCCGGGGGCTACTTTGCCTCCCTCGATGATATGGTGAACTGGGTAATTGGGCTCGACAAGGAAGTGCTGTTCCCCGACGCCTTTGCTCGCCCCCTCTTGTACGGGCAAGACTCGGTGGGTACTAAACTTTCCGAATTCACGAAAGCCGGCTGGGCGCTAGGAGAAGAAAAGAACGTCCTGTATGCTGGGCACAGTGGCGGACCTGGCCTAGGTGACGTGTGGCGGTTTCCCGAGGAAGGCTACACCGTGATTGTGCTCTCCAACGACGGCGAACTGCTACCCGATTTTGCGCGTGCTATTGCCTCTTTTTACATCCCCGGTCTCGAACGCAAAATGGAAATCAAGAAGTTTGAACGGTAA
- a CDS encoding alpha-glucuronidase family glycosyl hydrolase, which yields MLLRFLLLSLLYVGTPCLGWADDGYRLWLKYDQMPEASLRKAWQAQARSIVLESPTTPILQTAASELQLGLQGLLGQTVPVGKGSGKGEIHLRVAPDPALGREGYRVSTQKNGLEITGPTDAAVLYGCFALLRHVQTGQQPNQLKLSSQPRIQYRLLNHWDNPNGTVERGYAGSSIWKWYELPERIDPRYQDYARANASIGINGVAINNVNASARYLTPEYLQKVKALADVFRPYGIRVYLSVLWAAPKVIGGLPTSDPLDPKVKQWWTARTNEIYKTIPDFGGFLVKANSEGEPGPQDYGRNHADGANMLAEALGQHEGIVMWRAFVYKANSKGDRFKEAYQEFQPLDGKFAPKVLVQVKNGPIDFQSREPFHPLFGAMPRTPLVLEVQLTQEYLGFATHLVYLGPLIKECLEADTHTQGPGSTVAKVVDGSLEKHTISGIAGVANIGSDRNWTGHPVGQANWYAFGRLAWDHTLSSAAISEEWTRMTLTRQPAAVAAITQVLNQSRNIYVRYTTPLGLHHIMGQSIHYGPEPWLSQSARPDWTSVYYHKADSMGLGFDRTERGSNALALYAPGVRKLWGNPATCPPDYLLWFHHVGWKQQLSTGRTLWNELCTRYYTGADSVLWMQRQWEQAKPAVDAELYTDVASRLRIQHHEALWWRDACVLYFQTFSRQPIPPAFPPPTRPLAEIKELVDIYQLR from the coding sequence ATGCTCCTTCGCTTCCTGCTGCTTTCCTTGTTATATGTTGGTACTCCCTGTTTGGGGTGGGCCGATGATGGCTACCGTTTGTGGCTGAAGTATGACCAGATGCCCGAGGCTAGCCTACGCAAAGCGTGGCAGGCGCAAGCGCGGAGCATCGTCTTGGAATCTCCTACTACACCCATCTTGCAAACCGCCGCCAGCGAGTTACAACTCGGGCTACAGGGCTTGCTCGGGCAAACGGTTCCCGTGGGAAAGGGGAGTGGCAAAGGTGAAATTCATTTGCGCGTGGCGCCCGATCCAGCGCTGGGCCGCGAAGGCTACCGGGTAAGCACGCAGAAAAATGGGTTGGAAATCACGGGTCCTACCGATGCGGCCGTGCTCTACGGCTGCTTTGCCTTGCTCCGCCACGTGCAAACCGGGCAGCAGCCCAACCAACTGAAACTAAGCAGCCAGCCCCGCATTCAGTACCGGCTGCTCAACCACTGGGACAACCCGAACGGCACCGTGGAGCGAGGCTACGCCGGCTCTTCCATTTGGAAGTGGTACGAGCTACCCGAGCGCATCGACCCGCGCTACCAGGACTACGCTCGCGCCAACGCCTCGATTGGCATTAATGGCGTGGCTATCAACAACGTCAATGCCAGTGCCCGCTACCTCACGCCCGAGTACTTGCAAAAGGTGAAGGCCTTGGCAGACGTATTTCGGCCCTACGGTATCCGGGTGTACCTGTCGGTGCTGTGGGCCGCGCCTAAGGTGATAGGGGGCTTGCCGACGTCCGATCCGCTCGACCCCAAAGTGAAACAGTGGTGGACTGCCCGCACCAATGAAATCTACAAGACCATCCCTGACTTCGGAGGCTTTCTAGTAAAAGCCAACTCGGAGGGCGAGCCGGGCCCGCAGGACTACGGCCGCAACCACGCCGACGGCGCCAATATGCTGGCCGAAGCGTTGGGTCAGCACGAGGGCATTGTAATGTGGCGCGCTTTCGTGTACAAAGCCAATTCCAAGGGCGACCGGTTCAAGGAAGCCTATCAGGAGTTTCAGCCTCTCGACGGCAAGTTCGCGCCGAAAGTGCTGGTGCAAGTGAAAAACGGACCGATTGACTTCCAGTCGCGGGAGCCATTTCACCCGCTATTTGGGGCCATGCCGCGCACCCCGTTGGTGCTGGAAGTGCAGCTCACCCAAGAGTATTTAGGCTTCGCGACGCACCTCGTGTACTTGGGGCCGCTCATAAAGGAATGCCTGGAGGCCGACACCCACACACAGGGCCCCGGCTCGACGGTGGCGAAGGTTGTGGATGGCAGCCTGGAAAAGCACACCATAAGTGGTATTGCCGGCGTCGCCAACATCGGTTCGGACCGCAACTGGACCGGCCACCCGGTGGGCCAAGCCAACTGGTACGCCTTTGGGCGCTTGGCTTGGGACCATACCCTGAGTTCGGCCGCTATCAGTGAAGAATGGACCCGTATGACGCTGACCCGGCAGCCCGCTGCCGTAGCGGCTATCACGCAGGTGCTCAACCAGTCGCGCAATATCTACGTGCGCTACACCACGCCCCTGGGCCTGCATCACATCATGGGGCAAAGCATCCATTACGGCCCTGAGCCTTGGCTTTCGCAAAGCGCCCGGCCCGACTGGACGTCGGTGTACTATCACAAGGCCGATTCCATGGGCCTAGGCTTCGACCGCACGGAGCGTGGTTCTAATGCGCTGGCTTTATACGCACCCGGGGTGCGCAAACTTTGGGGCAACCCGGCCACTTGCCCACCCGACTACTTGCTCTGGTTCCATCATGTGGGCTGGAAGCAGCAACTAAGCACCGGCCGCACCCTCTGGAACGAGCTCTGCACCCGCTACTACACCGGCGCCGACTCGGTACTGTGGATGCAGCGGCAGTGGGAGCAAGCCAAGCCTGCCGTGGATGCCGAACTATACACCGACGTGGCTTCCCGCCTGCGGATTCAGCACCACGAAGCCTTGTGGTGGCGCGATGCCTGCGTGCTCTACTTCCAAACTTTTTCGCGGCAACCTATTCCGCCTGCGTTTCCGCCGCCCACTCGCCCTTTAGCTGAAATCAAAGAGCTAGTGGATATCTACCAATTGCGCTAA
- a CDS encoding BLUF domain-containing protein, which yields MQNSPSDTLAQRQRAVAMAVALTTDTSLAPQRYERHLLSIYQHGILTIEEVVELLDLSVYQVLYHSRVTKLPSEADLANLLEWSRNFNAEHQITGMLLYSEGRYVQVLEGPEADVRALYSRIKADTRHEQVVTVLEGPSPERRFADWSMGFGLLAVPQVDQVLDAVKRQVPYAGLAVDDPHLQALLEAFGSHVVPEQVPGPTSGIHFTQSVSI from the coding sequence ATGCAAAACTCTCCTTCCGACACCCTTGCTCAACGGCAGCGAGCTGTAGCAATGGCTGTTGCCCTGACCACCGATACGTCGTTGGCGCCTCAACGCTACGAGCGCCACTTGCTGTCCATCTACCAACATGGCATCCTCACGATTGAGGAAGTGGTGGAGTTGCTCGACCTCAGCGTGTACCAAGTGCTATACCATAGCCGGGTCACCAAGCTGCCAAGCGAGGCCGATTTGGCGAACTTGCTAGAATGGTCGCGCAACTTCAACGCCGAACATCAGATTACCGGCATGTTGCTTTACAGCGAAGGCCGGTACGTGCAAGTGCTGGAAGGACCCGAAGCCGACGTTCGGGCTCTGTACAGCCGGATCAAAGCGGATACCCGCCACGAGCAAGTGGTGACGGTACTAGAAGGGCCAAGCCCAGAACGCCGCTTTGCCGACTGGAGCATGGGTTTTGGGCTGCTAGCCGTGCCCCAGGTAGACCAGGTGCTAGACGCAGTCAAGAGGCAGGTACCTTACGCCGGACTAGCAGTGGACGACCCGCATCTGCAAGCGCTGCTTGAAGCATTTGGAAGTCATGTCGTTCCAGAGCAAGTGCCTGGGCCGACGAGCGGCATCCACTTCACACAATCGGTAAGCATTTAG
- the uxuA gene encoding mannonate dehydratase: MLQTMRWFGPQDPTSLFTLRQAGCVGVVTALHQLPVGSVWPVAAIQERQQLIEADNQRYAPLHWAVVESLPVHEDIKKGLPTRTQYINNYKESLRNLAACGIQTVCYNFMPVLDWSRTNLSYEMPDGSRALRFVWQDFAVFDLCILRRPHAEADYEPAVVAAAHQQFDAMSATERAELTNTVLLGLPGSEEAFELSNFQNLLNEYAAIDAAALREHLYYFLREIGPVAEEVGINLCIHPDDPPYPLLGLPRVVSTEADLNGLLEAYNSPANGLTFCTGSLGVRSDNDLPGIVQRLGHRIHFVHLRATKREENPRNFHEADHLTGDVDMYAVVKALVVEELRRATTGEGNPTIPMRPDHGHQMLDDLTSGKRTYPGYSAIGRLRGLAELRGLELGIRRTLQTEKKRPAEQIRTESSVPRFV; the protein is encoded by the coding sequence ATGCTGCAGACGATGCGCTGGTTCGGGCCGCAAGACCCTACATCTTTGTTTACACTCCGCCAGGCGGGTTGCGTTGGCGTGGTAACCGCCCTGCACCAGTTACCAGTAGGTAGTGTGTGGCCAGTAGCAGCAATTCAGGAGCGGCAGCAGTTAATTGAAGCCGACAACCAGCGCTACGCTCCACTGCACTGGGCAGTGGTAGAGAGCCTGCCCGTGCACGAAGACATCAAGAAGGGGTTGCCCACGCGCACGCAATACATCAATAACTACAAGGAGTCGTTGCGCAATCTGGCTGCCTGCGGCATCCAAACGGTGTGCTACAACTTTATGCCTGTGCTGGACTGGTCGCGCACCAATCTGAGCTACGAGATGCCCGACGGCTCGCGGGCATTACGCTTTGTTTGGCAGGATTTCGCCGTTTTCGACTTGTGCATCCTGCGCCGTCCGCACGCCGAAGCTGATTATGAGCCGGCCGTAGTGGCTGCCGCTCACCAGCAGTTTGATGCTATGTCGGCCACCGAACGGGCAGAACTAACTAATACGGTGTTACTCGGTCTGCCTGGCTCCGAAGAAGCTTTCGAGTTAAGCAACTTCCAAAACCTGCTCAATGAATATGCCGCCATTGATGCCGCGGCTCTACGGGAACATCTGTATTATTTCCTGCGGGAAATAGGACCAGTGGCCGAGGAAGTAGGTATCAATTTGTGCATTCACCCCGACGACCCGCCGTACCCGCTGCTCGGGTTGCCTCGTGTAGTAAGCACTGAAGCCGACCTCAACGGTCTGCTGGAAGCGTACAACTCGCCCGCCAATGGATTAACCTTCTGCACCGGTTCGTTGGGTGTACGCTCCGACAACGACCTGCCCGGCATCGTGCAGCGCCTCGGGCACCGCATTCACTTTGTGCACTTGCGCGCCACTAAGCGCGAAGAAAATCCACGCAATTTCCACGAAGCCGACCACCTAACTGGTGATGTGGACATGTACGCGGTAGTGAAGGCGCTGGTGGTAGAAGAACTGCGCCGGGCTACCACCGGGGAGGGAAATCCTACTATACCCATGCGCCCCGACCACGGTCACCAGATGCTCGACGACCTGACCAGTGGCAAGAGAACCTACCCCGGTTACTCGGCCATTGGACGGCTGCGCGGACTTGCTGAACTGCGTGGTCTCGAACTCGGCATTCGTCGCACTCTACAAACCGAGAAGAAGCGCCCAGCCGAACAAATCCGCACCGAGTCGTCCGTACCCCGCTTCGTTTAA
- a CDS encoding LacI family DNA-binding transcriptional regulator has translation MMKCIKCGSADEVKRAGFIRGRQRFFCKACNCHFTDPRALPAPERKRHQTTISDVAKVLGVAASTVSRALNGHSDINSNTRQAIVDMARQLDYQPNLLAQSLKSSATHTIGVVIPDIERPFFATAVSGIQQVAAEAGYRVMICQSKESYEMEVSNVQALIASRVDGLLICHSRDTENFEHVQQHASRGTPIVHFDRVCNEVDSAQVVLDDWGGAYAVTEHLIQEGCQRIAILAGPESLLISRQRISGYQNALKRYRLPIQPEYEVHSDFQPDSALAALDTWLALPEPPDAIFAINYRNAFDLMLELKRRGLRIPQDIAVVGFGDEFLAALVEPGLTTINLHPYRLGQHAARLFLEQVRQKDQFKPRTFVVTGDLVIRQSSLKGTGGYFNLEI, from the coding sequence ATGATGAAATGCATCAAGTGCGGCTCGGCTGATGAGGTGAAGCGAGCAGGCTTTATTCGGGGCCGCCAACGGTTCTTTTGCAAGGCCTGCAACTGCCACTTCACCGATCCACGCGCACTACCTGCTCCCGAGCGGAAGCGCCACCAAACTACGATCAGCGACGTAGCCAAAGTGCTTGGAGTAGCGGCTTCCACGGTGTCGCGGGCTCTGAACGGACACTCCGATATTAACTCCAACACCCGGCAGGCCATTGTGGATATGGCCCGGCAGCTAGACTACCAGCCTAACTTGCTGGCACAGAGCCTGAAAAGCAGTGCTACTCATACCATAGGCGTGGTCATTCCCGACATCGAGCGGCCTTTTTTTGCTACGGCTGTTAGTGGCATTCAGCAGGTGGCGGCCGAGGCGGGCTACCGGGTTATGATTTGCCAGTCCAAGGAGTCGTACGAGATGGAGGTGAGCAATGTACAGGCCTTGATTGCCAGCCGGGTAGATGGCCTGTTGATTTGCCACTCCCGCGACACCGAGAACTTCGAGCACGTGCAGCAGCACGCCAGCCGTGGCACGCCCATCGTTCATTTCGACCGGGTGTGCAACGAAGTGGACAGCGCCCAGGTGGTACTTGATGACTGGGGCGGCGCCTACGCTGTAACCGAGCACCTAATTCAGGAAGGTTGCCAGCGCATCGCCATTCTGGCTGGTCCCGAGTCGTTGCTTATTAGTCGGCAACGAATTAGTGGCTATCAGAACGCCCTGAAGCGCTACCGCCTGCCTATCCAGCCGGAGTACGAAGTACATTCCGACTTCCAGCCCGATTCAGCCCTAGCCGCCCTCGATACTTGGTTGGCACTGCCCGAACCACCCGATGCCATATTCGCCATCAACTACCGCAATGCTTTCGACCTTATGTTGGAGTTGAAGCGGCGGGGCCTCCGCATCCCGCAAGACATTGCCGTGGTAGGTTTCGGCGACGAGTTTTTGGCGGCTCTGGTCGAGCCGGGCCTTACAACCATCAACCTGCACCCCTACCGCTTAGGCCAGCACGCGGCACGCTTGTTTTTAGAGCAAGTGCGGCAAAAAGACCAGTTCAAGCCCCGAACCTTCGTCGTTACCGGGGATTTAGTTATCCGCCAATCATCCCTAAAAGGGACTGGCGGTTATTTCAACCTCGAGATTTAA
- a CDS encoding glycoside hydrolase family 43 protein, translated as MPLAMFTACQNKSEESKTAADKATAPATAASSRKYLSEPLVKDIYTADPSAHVFNGKIYIYPSHDIETGMPENDNGDHFAMRDYHILSMDSIGGKVTDHGVALDVKDIPWAGRQLWAPDAAFKNGTYYLYFPVKDKQDVFRIGVATSASPTGPFKAQPQPIPGSLSIDPAVFTDTDGKTYMYMGGIWGGQLQRWRTGKYDASKPKEQEPGPKEVALGPKMARLTSDMLRFDEPVKEVQILGQDGKPFLSGDNKHRFFEGGWLHKYNNKYYFSYSTGDTHLLAYATGDSPYGPFTYQGVIMNPVEGWTTHHSIVEVNGKWYIFYHDTELSGKTWLRNVKVTELKRKPDGSIELINP; from the coding sequence ATGCCGCTGGCTATGTTTACGGCCTGCCAAAACAAGAGTGAGGAAAGCAAAACCGCCGCCGACAAAGCAACTGCCCCAGCCACTGCTGCCAGCAGCCGCAAGTACTTGTCAGAGCCACTCGTAAAAGACATTTACACCGCCGACCCCTCCGCGCACGTCTTCAACGGCAAAATCTACATATACCCGTCGCACGACATTGAAACGGGTATGCCAGAAAACGACAACGGCGACCATTTCGCCATGCGCGACTACCATATCCTGTCGATGGACAGCATTGGGGGGAAAGTAACCGACCACGGCGTTGCGCTGGATGTCAAGGATATTCCGTGGGCCGGCCGCCAACTCTGGGCCCCGGATGCCGCCTTCAAAAACGGCACCTACTACCTGTATTTCCCCGTGAAGGACAAACAGGACGTGTTTCGGATTGGCGTGGCCACCAGTGCGTCCCCAACAGGACCGTTCAAAGCGCAGCCCCAGCCTATTCCCGGCAGCCTAAGCATCGACCCGGCCGTGTTCACCGACACCGATGGCAAGACCTACATGTACATGGGCGGTATTTGGGGCGGGCAGCTCCAGCGCTGGCGCACCGGCAAGTACGATGCCAGCAAGCCCAAAGAGCAGGAGCCAGGCCCCAAGGAAGTGGCACTAGGGCCGAAAATGGCACGTCTCACCTCCGATATGCTGCGTTTCGATGAGCCCGTGAAGGAAGTGCAGATTCTTGGTCAGGATGGCAAGCCGTTTTTGTCGGGCGACAACAAGCACCGCTTCTTTGAAGGTGGCTGGTTGCACAAGTACAACAACAAGTATTACTTCTCTTACTCCACCGGCGACACCCATTTGCTGGCATATGCCACCGGCGATTCACCCTACGGCCCTTTCACGTACCAAGGCGTCATCATGAACCCAGTGGAAGGCTGGACGACGCACCACTCTATTGTGGAAGTGAACGGCAAATGGTACATCTTCTACCACGACACCGAGCTATCGGGCAAAACCTGGCTCCGCAACGTGAAGGTTACCGAGTTGAAGCGCAAGCCCGATGGCAGCATCGAACTCATCAATCCGTAA